A single Cannabis sativa cultivar Pink pepper isolate KNU-18-1 chromosome 7, ASM2916894v1, whole genome shotgun sequence DNA region contains:
- the LOC115697083 gene encoding cannabidiolic acid synthase-like 2, which yields MKYSTFCFWYVCKIIFFFLSFNIQISIANPQENFLKCLSQYIPTNVTNAKLVYTQHDQFYMSILNSTVQNLRFTSDTTPKPLVITTPLNVSHIQGTILCSKKVGLQIRTRSGGHDAEGMSYISQVPFVIVDLRNMHSVKIDVHSQTAWVESGATLGEVYYWINENNENLSFPAGYCPTVGTGGHFSGGGYGALMRNYGLAADNIIDAHLVNVDGKVLDRKSMGEDLFWAIRGGGGENFGIIAAWKIRLVAVPSMSTIFSVKKNMEIHELVKLVNKWQNIAYMYEKELLLFTHFITRNITDNQGKNKTTIHSYFSSIFHGGVDSLVDLMNKSFPELGIKKKDCKQLSWIDTIIFYSGVVNYNTTNFKKEILLDRSGGRKAAFSIKLDYVKKPIPETAMVTILEKLYEEDVGVGMFVFYPYGGIMDEISESAIPFPHRAGITYEIWYIASWEKQEDNEKHINWIRNVYNFTTPYVSQNPRMAYLNYRDLDLGKTNFESPNNYTQARIWGEK from the coding sequence GTAACAAATGCAAAACTCGTATACACTCAACACGACCAATTTTATATGTCTATCTTAAATTCGACCGTACAAAATCTTAGATTTACCTCTGACACAACCCCAAAACCACTTGTTATCACCACTCCTTTAAATGTCTCCCATATCCAAGGCACTATTCTATGTTCCAAGAAAGTTGGCTTGCAGATTCGAACTCGAAGCGGTGGTCATGATGCTGAGGGCATGTCCTACATATCTCAAGTCCCATTTGTTATAGTAGACTTGAGAAACATGCATTCGGTCAAAATAGATGTTCATAGCCAAACTGCATGGGTTGAATCCGGAGCTACCCTTGGAGAAGTTTATTATTGGATCAATGAGAACAATGAGAATCTTAGTTTTCCTGCTGGGTACTGCCCTACTGTTGGCACGGGTGGACACTTTAGTGGAGGAGGCTATGGAGCATTGATGCGAAATTATGGCCTCGCGGCTGATAATATCATTGATGCGCACTTAGTCAATGTTGATGGAAAAGTTTTAGATCGAAAATCCATGGGGGAAGATTTGTTTTGGGCTATACGTGGTGGTGGAGGAGAAAACTTTGGAATCATTGCAGCGTGGAAAATTAGACTTGTTGCTGTCCCATCAATGTCTACTATATTCAGTGTTAAAAAGAACATGGAGATACATGAGCTTGTCAAGTTAGTTAACAAATGGCAAAATATTGCTTACATGTATGAAAAAGAATTATTACTCTTTACTCACTTTATAACCAGGAATATTACAGATAATCAAGGGAAGAATAAGACAACAATACACAGTTACTTCTCCTCCATTTTCCATGGTGGAGTGGATAGTCTAGTCGACTTGATGAACAAGAGCTTTCCTGAATtgggtattaaaaaaaaagattgcaAACAGTTGAGCTGGATTGATACTATCATCTTCTACAGTGGTGTTGTAAATTACAACacaactaattttaaaaaagaaattttgcTTGATAGATCAGGTGGGCGGAAGGCGGCTTTCTCGATTAAGTTAGACTATGTTAAGAAACCGATTCCAGAAACCGCAATGGTCACaattttggaaaaattataTGAAGAAGATGTAGGAGTTGGGATGTTTGTGTTTTACCCTTATGGTGGTATAATGGATGAGATTTCAGAATCAGCAATTCCATTCCCTCATCGAGCTGGAATCACGTATGAAATTTGGTACATAGCTTCATGGGAGAAGCAAGAAGATAATGAAAAGCATATAAACTGGATTCGGAATGTTTATAATTTCACGACTCCTTATGTGTCCCAAAATCCAAGAATGGCGTATCTCAATTATAGGGACCTTGATTTAGGAAAAACTAATTTCGAGAGTCCTAATAATTACACACAAGCACGTATTTGGGGTGAAAAGTAA